From a single Accipiter gentilis chromosome 8, bAccGen1.1, whole genome shotgun sequence genomic region:
- the MMACHC gene encoding cyanocobalamin reductase / alkylcobalamin dealkylase isoform X2, with the protein MEGRVAERLRGALGPLGFEVHAFKVGWYNAILQPGFHLPYPDDTLAFVVLSTPSMFDKALKPFVNKERLKIIRDPVDQCVSHHLSHVKEKFPDQKVDVIFDYEILPSRKPKFLAQTAAHVAGAAYYYQRKDVKLDPWEKKIYGVCIHPKYGGWFAIRGLLLFPDIQVPFLEQSAPVDCVSTEEKRIELLELFNFHWQDGRYRDIIEVKERYSEEQKAYFATPPAERFRLLGLTQEAQRGTFH; encoded by the exons ATGGAGGGGCGCGTGGCGGAGCGGCTCCGCGGCGCCCTGGGCCCCTTGGGCTTCGAGGTGCACGCCTTCAAG GTTGGATGGTACAATGCTATTCTCCAGCCAGGCTTTCATCTCCCCTACCCAGATGACACACTGGCCTTCGTGGTCCTCAGCACACCTTCAATGTTTGACAAAGCCCTTAAACCTTTTGTGAACAAAGAACGGTTGAAAATAATCAGGGATCCTGTGGATCAGTGTGTTTCTCATCATTTATCACATGTGAAGGAG AAATTTCCTGACCAAAAGGTGGATGTCATCTTTGATTACGAGATTCTGCCAAGCCGAAAGCCCAAGTTCTTGGCGCAGACAGCTGCCCATGTTGCTGGAGCTGCATATTACTACCAAAGGAAGGATGTGAAACTTGATCCTTGGGAGAAAAAG atcTATGGCGTATGTATCCATCCCAAGTACGGTGGCTGGTTTGCTATCCGGGGTCTCCTCCTGTTCCCAGATATTCAGGTGCCGTTCCTGGAACAGTCTGCCCCGGTTGACTGTGTgagcacagaggagaaaagaattgAGTTGCTGGAGCTATTCAATTTCCACTGGCAGGATGGCCGCTACAGGGACATAATTGAAGTGAAGGAAAGGTATTCCGAGGAACAAAAAGCCTACTTTGCCACTCCTCCAGCGGAGAGATTCCGACTGTTAGGGCTGACACAAGAAGCCCAGAGAGGCACATTTCACTGA
- the MMACHC gene encoding cyanocobalamin reductase / alkylcobalamin dealkylase isoform X1 produces MEGRVAERLRGALGPLGFEVHAFKVGWYNAILQPGFHLPYPDDTLAFVVLSTPSMFDKALKPFVNKERLKIIRDPVDQCVSHHLSHVKEKFPDQKVDVIFDYEILPSRKPKFLAQTAAHVAGAAYYYQRKDVKLDPWEKKKIYGVCIHPKYGGWFAIRGLLLFPDIQVPFLEQSAPVDCVSTEEKRIELLELFNFHWQDGRYRDIIEVKERYSEEQKAYFATPPAERFRLLGLTQEAQRGTFH; encoded by the exons ATGGAGGGGCGCGTGGCGGAGCGGCTCCGCGGCGCCCTGGGCCCCTTGGGCTTCGAGGTGCACGCCTTCAAG GTTGGATGGTACAATGCTATTCTCCAGCCAGGCTTTCATCTCCCCTACCCAGATGACACACTGGCCTTCGTGGTCCTCAGCACACCTTCAATGTTTGACAAAGCCCTTAAACCTTTTGTGAACAAAGAACGGTTGAAAATAATCAGGGATCCTGTGGATCAGTGTGTTTCTCATCATTTATCACATGTGAAGGAG AAATTTCCTGACCAAAAGGTGGATGTCATCTTTGATTACGAGATTCTGCCAAGCCGAAAGCCCAAGTTCTTGGCGCAGACAGCTGCCCATGTTGCTGGAGCTGCATATTACTACCAAAGGAAGGATGTGAAACTTGATCCTTGGGAGAAAAAG aagatcTATGGCGTATGTATCCATCCCAAGTACGGTGGCTGGTTTGCTATCCGGGGTCTCCTCCTGTTCCCAGATATTCAGGTGCCGTTCCTGGAACAGTCTGCCCCGGTTGACTGTGTgagcacagaggagaaaagaattgAGTTGCTGGAGCTATTCAATTTCCACTGGCAGGATGGCCGCTACAGGGACATAATTGAAGTGAAGGAAAGGTATTCCGAGGAACAAAAAGCCTACTTTGCCACTCCTCCAGCGGAGAGATTCCGACTGTTAGGGCTGACACAAGAAGCCCAGAGAGGCACATTTCACTGA
- the LOC126042112 gene encoding uncharacterized protein LOC126042112, with product MEGTRRALLRLAAACCLLCALPGEGQKTAETLVSPSPFLSTVLTSHQPREASDFSPVTTAIPETSLEKNLTAATLNATGAQAMEMEDASIPTTPMVGTKAERLQASTTASPGGVTVTQHEHRNMSLSVNSSTEIPSPPLTASTLEENQPNHEGTEPFSTTEEMDDATSATPTVPLNSVPATTNSSQLGLFDGQTVGPTATRSETRPATSPVGTTGESTVEPRTSSAPIFTIGSTSSATASSSVTVRPLVTSSTSTSAATTPNSTSTLEQSLEPVHEKASVLDVGDDENPELPSSPLADTTRADPLVITVISVFIVMVGILGLVGFLRYRQHNSRMEFRRLQDLPMDDMMEDTPLSLYSY from the exons ATGGAGGGGACGCGGCGCGCCCTGCTCCGCCTCGCCGCCGCTTGCTGCCTGCTCTGCGCCCTGCCAG GAGAGGGACAGAAGACAGCAGAGACCTTGGTGTCACCATCACCTTTTCTTAGCACAGTGCTAACCTCACATCAGCCAAGGGAAGCCTCTGACTTCAGTCCAGTGACTACTGCCATTCCTGAGACAAGCCTGGAGAAAAACTTGACTGCTGCAACACTCAATGCCACTGGAGCCCAAGCTATGGAGATGGAGGATGCCTCCATCCCTACCACCCCCATGGTAGGCACCAAGGCAGAGAGACTGCAGGCTTCCaccactgccagccctgggggCGTCACCGTTACACAGCATGAGCACCGCAACATGAGCTTGTCAGtcaacagcagcactgaaatcccctccccacccctgacTGCTAGTACCCTGGAAGAAAACCAGCCCAACCACGAAGGCACAGAACCTTTCAGCACAACTGAAGAAATGGATGATGCCACCAGTGCAACCCCCACGGTTCCTCTGAACAGTGTGCCGG CAACAACCAACAGTTCTCAGCTGGGGCTTTTCGATGGGCAGACTGTGGGGCCTACAGCAACAAGGTCTGAAACCAGGCCAGCAACAAGCCCCGTGGGTACCACAGGGGAGAGCACCGTGGAGCCCAGAACCTCCTCTGCTCCCATCTTCACCATAGGGAGCACATCCTCTGCTACCGCCTCCAGTAGTGTGACAGTGAGGCCCCTTGTGACCAGCTCCACGTCTACCAGCGCAGCTACCACCCCCAACAGCACATCTACACTGGAGCAGTCATTAGAGCCTGTGCATGAGAAAGCTTCTGTGTTGGATGTTGGTGATGACGAAAATCCAG AGCTACCCAGTTCTCCTTTGGCTGATACAACGAGGGCTGATCCCTTGGTAATCACTGTGATCTCCGTCTTCATTGTCATGGTGGGCATCCTAGGCCTGGTGGGCTTCTTGAGATACCGCCAGCACAACAGCCGCATGGAGTTCCGGCGCCTGCAGGACCTGCCCATG GATGACATGATGGAGGACACCCCTCTCTCACTCTACAGCTACTAG